In Hirundo rustica isolate bHirRus1 chromosome 2, bHirRus1.pri.v3, whole genome shotgun sequence, one genomic interval encodes:
- the N4BP2L1 gene encoding NEDD4-binding protein 2-like 1: MEGRALPPGPARGGRGTRGRGRGGGRGRGGGRGRAAGRLPRAPHPGPAPTPRPAAPGPAAVVDERLLQALGGLSLGPPRGGGGGRLVLLRGLPGAGKSTLARQLKRDHPSAVVLSTDDFFVENGVYIFEPDFLEDAHKWNQKRARKAMKNGKSPIIIDNTNIHAWEMKPYVMMAHENRYEVTFQEPDTPWKFNVQELTRRNIHCVPREKIQRMKEQYEHNVTFHSVLRSEKPSRDEGSYSRASAAYGTHPSAFSRRRPGTARTNVTFN, translated from the exons ATGGAGGGACGAGcgctcccgcccggccccgcccgcgggGGCCGAGGGACGCGGGGCCGGGGtcggggcgggggccggggtcggggcgggggccggggccgagcTGCGGGGCGGCTGCCCCGGGCTCCCCATCCCGGGCCGGCCCCgaccccgcgccccgccgcgcccggccccgccgccgtgGTGGACGAGCGGCTGCTGCAGGCCCTGGGGGGGCTGAGCCTGGGGCCcccgcggggcggcggcggcggcaggctggtgctgctgcgGGGGCTGCCCGGCGCCGGCAAGAGCACCCTGGCCAG acAGCTGAAACGTGACCACCCCAGTGCTGTCGTCCTTAGTACTGATGACTTCTTTGTTGAAAATGGTGTCTACATCTTTGAGCCTGACTTCCTGGAGGATGCACACAAGTGGAACCAGAAAAGAG CACGCAAAGCAATGAAGAATGGGAAAAGCCCGATTATTATTGATAATACCAACATCCATGCTTGGGAAATGAAGCCGTATGTGATGATG GCACATGAAAATAGATATGAAGTTACATTCCAAGAACCGGATACACCCTGGAAGTTCAATGTTCAAGAACTGACAAG GAGAAATATTCATTGTGTCCCCCGGGAAAAGATACAACGGATGAAGGAACAATACGAGCACAATGTCACCTTCCACAGTGTTCTCCGGTCTGAAAAACCAAGCAGGGATGAGGGAAGCTACAGTAGAGCAAGTGCAGCTTATGGCACCCACCCTTCTGCCTTCTCCAGGAGGAGACCTGGCACGGCACGCACAAATGTGACATTTAACTGA
- the LOC120749445 gene encoding uncharacterized protein LOC120749445 isoform X5, producing the protein MAEHLPACGKEKILSKNPEYLLTKAKQKKKRKRNKTMKSNPTEITKEILCGVAHYPIPGDNDGSESEEGDLEEENKKSLCTFSKGPEDPVTFSEEQPTSGDESLKEVSRESSLVTVPEVSVMPNSAWKNELPVESDGLLLRDVKPSCTENLTKNALDDEEAKQRHKDNLCSFLTISNDKNSTQETEGSSEDYDMSLLSTENKLGSCQITLVSDLEAKLLSLNSEEKEISQCYNSNIINNMSDNTEGKCPLNAEETSSKAWAFFSINLSTEELQMGFNTQVSPSPCSEDKFVSEQRSQKERKPEQNRTSSSAELNCCQSNEGLVKKNNHETETEEVGKVISSGLSTSPTGEVHFDSLVEARATFKDVSSEVDVPINDATPVTLKRKRYRRIVNLAPKFNLPRQIFGHTEGGKDVLIREDISENNVLEVRQKHFLSKNCGEAHEQDHALEEYSLPTLDADALLHNISYIHSGQCSPTSKYACSVCVDSKTKEEQATTLQPQQVVTIKEEEGEHTSSEVTNGHPDILSSVKVVSEYLEDSNKLASCSENANGADDSEAAKASQLEDYQDADMKCSFLGLPLSLGFAFQLVQLFGSPGLPLESLLPDDYIVPLDWKVSKMIYLLWKTSVEEKQKTNGLQNGDGLTDDNISLEDLNKNHQGNQDSSETVSDMELCQDVMEENTITCTGSLDSTFYQSDSVS; encoded by the exons GGAGAAAATTTTAAGCAAGAACCCTGAATACCTGttaacaaaagcaaagcagaagaaaaagaggaaaagaaataaaacaatgaaaagtaATCCTACAGAAATTACGAAGGAAATATTATGTGGAGTAGCTCATTATCCAATTCCAGGTGACAATGATGGATCAGAAAGTGAAGAGGGTGacttggaagaagaaaacaaaaaatcattgTGTACATTCAGCAAAGGTCCAGAGGATCCAGTAACATTTTCTGAAGAGCAGCCCACGAGTGGTGATGAAAGCCTAAAAGAAGTTTCAAGAGAGAGTTCTCTGGTCACTGTGCCTGAGGTCTCAGTGATGCCAAATAGTGCATGGAAAAATGAATTGCCTGTAGAAAGTGACGgtttgcttttaagagatgtAAAACCTTCTTGTACTGAAAACCTAACCAAAAATGCATTAGATGATgaggaagcaaagcaaaggcacaAAGACAATCTCTGCAGTTTCTTAACAATAAGCAATGATAAAAATTCAACCCAGGAAACAGAAGGCAGTTCTGAAGACTATGATATGTCATTGttaagcacagaaaacaaactggGATCATGTCAAATTACCCTTGTCTCTGACTTGGAAGCCAAGCTGCTAAGTttaaacagtgaagaaaaagaaatctctcaGTGTTACAAttcaaatataattaataaCATGTCTGATAACACAGAGGGCAAATGCCCATTAAACGCAGAAGAGACTAGCTCCAAAGcctgggcttttttttcaattaatttatcTACTGAGGAGTTGCAGATGGGCTTCAATACTCaagtttctccctctccttgctCTGAGGATAAATTTGTAAGTGAACAAAGATCTCAAAAAGAGAGGAAACCTGAACAGAATCGCACGAGCAGTTCAGCAGAGCTAAACTGCTGTCAGTCAAATGAAGGATtggtaaagaaaaacaatcatGAAACAGAAACTGAGGAAGTTGGCAAAGTAATAAGCAGTGGTCTGTCCACATCTCCAACTGGTGAAGTGCACTTTGATTCCCTAGTGGAAGCCAGGGCTACCTTCAAAGACGTTTCAAGTGAAGTAGACGTGCCAATAAATGATGCTACACCAGTTACATTGAAGAGAAAGAGATACAGGAGAATTGTCAACTTAGCACCAAAGTTTAACCTACCAAGACAGATCTTTGGTCAtacagagggagggaaggatgtCCTGATAAGAGAAGATATTTCCGAAAATAATGTTTTGGAAGTGAGGCAGAAACACTTTCTAAGCAAGAACTGTGGAGAAGCACATGAACAGGACCATGCATTGGAAGAATATTCCTTACCCACTCTGGATGCAGATGCTCTGTTACATAATATTTCTTACATTCATTCAGGACAATGTTCTCCTACATCAAAATATGCCTGCAGCGTTTGTGTAGATTCCAAAACAAAGGAGGAGCAAGCTACAACTCTTCAGCCACAACAGGTAGTTACTATAAAAGAGGAAGAGGGTGAACACACTTCTTCAGAGGTTACAAATGGTCACCCAGATATTTTGTCTTCTGTTAAAGTTGTTTCTGAATATTTAGAAGATTCTAATAAATTGGCAAGCTGCAGTGAAAATGCAAATGGAGCCGATGACTCTGAGGCAGCAAAGGCATCACAACTTGAAGATTATCAAGATGCAGATATGAAATGTAGTTTTCTGGGACTTCCCTTATCTttaggatttgcttttcaactTGTGCAGCTCTTTGGTTCTCCAGGTCTTCCACTGG aatcCTTGTTGCCAGATGATTATATAGTTCCCCTTGACTGGAAAGTTTCAAAGATGATCTATTTACTGTGGAAGACCTCTGTGGAG gaaaaacagaaaacaaatggatTGCAGAATGGAGATGGCTTGACTG atGATAATATTAGTCTTGAAGATCTAAATAAAAATCACCAAGGGAATCAAGACTCTTCTGAAACAGTATCAGACATGGAGCTGTGTCAAGATGTGATGGAGGAGAATACCATAACCTGCACTGGCTCTCTGGATTCTACATTTTATCAGTCTGACTCAGTGTCTTAA
- the LOC120749445 gene encoding uncharacterized protein LOC120749445 isoform X4, protein MLPELKTDPLSLRGGKTDDETAGFYSLLEKILSKNPEYLLTKAKQKKKRKRNKTMKSNPTEITKEILCGVAHYPIPGDNDGSESEEGDLEEENKKSLCTFSKGPEDPVTFSEEQPTSGDESLKEVSRESSLVTVPEVSVMPNSAWKNELPVESDGLLLRDVKPSCTENLTKNALDDEEAKQRHKDNLCSFLTISNDKNSTQETEGSSEDYDMSLLSTENKLGSCQITLVSDLEAKLLSLNSEEKEISQCYNSNIINNMSDNTEGKCPLNAEETSSKAWAFFSINLSTEELQMGFNTQVSPSPCSEDKFVSEQRSQKERKPEQNRTSSSAELNCCQSNEGLVKKNNHETETEEVGKVISSGLSTSPTGEVHFDSLVEARATFKDVSSEVDVPINDATPVTLKRKRYRRIVNLAPKFNLPRQIFGHTEGGKDVLIREDISENNVLEVRQKHFLSKNCGEAHEQDHALEEYSLPTLDADALLHNISYIHSGQCSPTSKYACSVCVDSKTKEEQATTLQPQQVVTIKEEEGEHTSSEVTNGHPDILSSVKVVSEYLEDSNKLASCSENANGADDSEAAKASQLEDYQDADMKCSFLGLPLSLGFAFQLVQLFGSPGLPLESLLPDDYIVPLDWKVSKMIYLLWKTSVEEKQKTNGLQNGDGLTDDNISLEDLNKNHQGNQDSSETVSDMELCQDVMEENTITCTGSLDSTFYQSDSVS, encoded by the exons GGAGAAAATTTTAAGCAAGAACCCTGAATACCTGttaacaaaagcaaagcagaagaaaaagaggaaaagaaataaaacaatgaaaagtaATCCTACAGAAATTACGAAGGAAATATTATGTGGAGTAGCTCATTATCCAATTCCAGGTGACAATGATGGATCAGAAAGTGAAGAGGGTGacttggaagaagaaaacaaaaaatcattgTGTACATTCAGCAAAGGTCCAGAGGATCCAGTAACATTTTCTGAAGAGCAGCCCACGAGTGGTGATGAAAGCCTAAAAGAAGTTTCAAGAGAGAGTTCTCTGGTCACTGTGCCTGAGGTCTCAGTGATGCCAAATAGTGCATGGAAAAATGAATTGCCTGTAGAAAGTGACGgtttgcttttaagagatgtAAAACCTTCTTGTACTGAAAACCTAACCAAAAATGCATTAGATGATgaggaagcaaagcaaaggcacaAAGACAATCTCTGCAGTTTCTTAACAATAAGCAATGATAAAAATTCAACCCAGGAAACAGAAGGCAGTTCTGAAGACTATGATATGTCATTGttaagcacagaaaacaaactggGATCATGTCAAATTACCCTTGTCTCTGACTTGGAAGCCAAGCTGCTAAGTttaaacagtgaagaaaaagaaatctctcaGTGTTACAAttcaaatataattaataaCATGTCTGATAACACAGAGGGCAAATGCCCATTAAACGCAGAAGAGACTAGCTCCAAAGcctgggcttttttttcaattaatttatcTACTGAGGAGTTGCAGATGGGCTTCAATACTCaagtttctccctctccttgctCTGAGGATAAATTTGTAAGTGAACAAAGATCTCAAAAAGAGAGGAAACCTGAACAGAATCGCACGAGCAGTTCAGCAGAGCTAAACTGCTGTCAGTCAAATGAAGGATtggtaaagaaaaacaatcatGAAACAGAAACTGAGGAAGTTGGCAAAGTAATAAGCAGTGGTCTGTCCACATCTCCAACTGGTGAAGTGCACTTTGATTCCCTAGTGGAAGCCAGGGCTACCTTCAAAGACGTTTCAAGTGAAGTAGACGTGCCAATAAATGATGCTACACCAGTTACATTGAAGAGAAAGAGATACAGGAGAATTGTCAACTTAGCACCAAAGTTTAACCTACCAAGACAGATCTTTGGTCAtacagagggagggaaggatgtCCTGATAAGAGAAGATATTTCCGAAAATAATGTTTTGGAAGTGAGGCAGAAACACTTTCTAAGCAAGAACTGTGGAGAAGCACATGAACAGGACCATGCATTGGAAGAATATTCCTTACCCACTCTGGATGCAGATGCTCTGTTACATAATATTTCTTACATTCATTCAGGACAATGTTCTCCTACATCAAAATATGCCTGCAGCGTTTGTGTAGATTCCAAAACAAAGGAGGAGCAAGCTACAACTCTTCAGCCACAACAGGTAGTTACTATAAAAGAGGAAGAGGGTGAACACACTTCTTCAGAGGTTACAAATGGTCACCCAGATATTTTGTCTTCTGTTAAAGTTGTTTCTGAATATTTAGAAGATTCTAATAAATTGGCAAGCTGCAGTGAAAATGCAAATGGAGCCGATGACTCTGAGGCAGCAAAGGCATCACAACTTGAAGATTATCAAGATGCAGATATGAAATGTAGTTTTCTGGGACTTCCCTTATCTttaggatttgcttttcaactTGTGCAGCTCTTTGGTTCTCCAGGTCTTCCACTGG aatcCTTGTTGCCAGATGATTATATAGTTCCCCTTGACTGGAAAGTTTCAAAGATGATCTATTTACTGTGGAAGACCTCTGTGGAG gaaaaacagaaaacaaatggatTGCAGAATGGAGATGGCTTGACTG atGATAATATTAGTCTTGAAGATCTAAATAAAAATCACCAAGGGAATCAAGACTCTTCTGAAACAGTATCAGACATGGAGCTGTGTCAAGATGTGATGGAGGAGAATACCATAACCTGCACTGGCTCTCTGGATTCTACATTTTATCAGTCTGACTCAGTGTCTTAA
- the LOC120749445 gene encoding uncharacterized protein LOC120749445 isoform X6 codes for MKSNPTEITKEILCGVAHYPIPGDNDGSESEEGDLEEENKKSLCTFSKGPEDPVTFSEEQPTSGDESLKEVSRESSLVTVPEVSVMPNSAWKNELPVESDGLLLRDVKPSCTENLTKNALDDEEAKQRHKDNLCSFLTISNDKNSTQETEGSSEDYDMSLLSTENKLGSCQITLVSDLEAKLLSLNSEEKEISQCYNSNIINNMSDNTEGKCPLNAEETSSKAWAFFSINLSTEELQMGFNTQVSPSPCSEDKFVSEQRSQKERKPEQNRTSSSAELNCCQSNEGLVKKNNHETETEEVGKVISSGLSTSPTGEVHFDSLVEARATFKDVSSEVDVPINDATPVTLKRKRYRRIVNLAPKFNLPRQIFGHTEGGKDVLIREDISENNVLEVRQKHFLSKNCGEAHEQDHALEEYSLPTLDADALLHNISYIHSGQCSPTSKYACSVCVDSKTKEEQATTLQPQQVVTIKEEEGEHTSSEVTNGHPDILSSVKVVSEYLEDSNKLASCSENANGADDSEAAKASQLEDYQDADMKCSFLGLPLSLGFAFQLVQLFGSPGLPLESLLPDDYIVPLDWKVSKMIYLLWKTSVEEKQKTNGLQNGDGLTDDNISLEDLNKNHQGNQDSSETVSDMELCQDVMEENTITCTGSLDSTFYQSDSVS; via the exons atgaaaagtaATCCTACAGAAATTACGAAGGAAATATTATGTGGAGTAGCTCATTATCCAATTCCAGGTGACAATGATGGATCAGAAAGTGAAGAGGGTGacttggaagaagaaaacaaaaaatcattgTGTACATTCAGCAAAGGTCCAGAGGATCCAGTAACATTTTCTGAAGAGCAGCCCACGAGTGGTGATGAAAGCCTAAAAGAAGTTTCAAGAGAGAGTTCTCTGGTCACTGTGCCTGAGGTCTCAGTGATGCCAAATAGTGCATGGAAAAATGAATTGCCTGTAGAAAGTGACGgtttgcttttaagagatgtAAAACCTTCTTGTACTGAAAACCTAACCAAAAATGCATTAGATGATgaggaagcaaagcaaaggcacaAAGACAATCTCTGCAGTTTCTTAACAATAAGCAATGATAAAAATTCAACCCAGGAAACAGAAGGCAGTTCTGAAGACTATGATATGTCATTGttaagcacagaaaacaaactggGATCATGTCAAATTACCCTTGTCTCTGACTTGGAAGCCAAGCTGCTAAGTttaaacagtgaagaaaaagaaatctctcaGTGTTACAAttcaaatataattaataaCATGTCTGATAACACAGAGGGCAAATGCCCATTAAACGCAGAAGAGACTAGCTCCAAAGcctgggcttttttttcaattaatttatcTACTGAGGAGTTGCAGATGGGCTTCAATACTCaagtttctccctctccttgctCTGAGGATAAATTTGTAAGTGAACAAAGATCTCAAAAAGAGAGGAAACCTGAACAGAATCGCACGAGCAGTTCAGCAGAGCTAAACTGCTGTCAGTCAAATGAAGGATtggtaaagaaaaacaatcatGAAACAGAAACTGAGGAAGTTGGCAAAGTAATAAGCAGTGGTCTGTCCACATCTCCAACTGGTGAAGTGCACTTTGATTCCCTAGTGGAAGCCAGGGCTACCTTCAAAGACGTTTCAAGTGAAGTAGACGTGCCAATAAATGATGCTACACCAGTTACATTGAAGAGAAAGAGATACAGGAGAATTGTCAACTTAGCACCAAAGTTTAACCTACCAAGACAGATCTTTGGTCAtacagagggagggaaggatgtCCTGATAAGAGAAGATATTTCCGAAAATAATGTTTTGGAAGTGAGGCAGAAACACTTTCTAAGCAAGAACTGTGGAGAAGCACATGAACAGGACCATGCATTGGAAGAATATTCCTTACCCACTCTGGATGCAGATGCTCTGTTACATAATATTTCTTACATTCATTCAGGACAATGTTCTCCTACATCAAAATATGCCTGCAGCGTTTGTGTAGATTCCAAAACAAAGGAGGAGCAAGCTACAACTCTTCAGCCACAACAGGTAGTTACTATAAAAGAGGAAGAGGGTGAACACACTTCTTCAGAGGTTACAAATGGTCACCCAGATATTTTGTCTTCTGTTAAAGTTGTTTCTGAATATTTAGAAGATTCTAATAAATTGGCAAGCTGCAGTGAAAATGCAAATGGAGCCGATGACTCTGAGGCAGCAAAGGCATCACAACTTGAAGATTATCAAGATGCAGATATGAAATGTAGTTTTCTGGGACTTCCCTTATCTttaggatttgcttttcaactTGTGCAGCTCTTTGGTTCTCCAGGTCTTCCACTGG aatcCTTGTTGCCAGATGATTATATAGTTCCCCTTGACTGGAAAGTTTCAAAGATGATCTATTTACTGTGGAAGACCTCTGTGGAG gaaaaacagaaaacaaatggatTGCAGAATGGAGATGGCTTGACTG atGATAATATTAGTCTTGAAGATCTAAATAAAAATCACCAAGGGAATCAAGACTCTTCTGAAACAGTATCAGACATGGAGCTGTGTCAAGATGTGATGGAGGAGAATACCATAACCTGCACTGGCTCTCTGGATTCTACATTTTATCAGTCTGACTCAGTGTCTTAA
- the LOC120749445 gene encoding uncharacterized protein LOC120749445 isoform X7, which produces MLPELKTDPLSLRGGKTDDETAGFYSLLEKILSKNPEYLLTKAKQKKKRKRNKTMKSNPTEITKEILCGVAHYPIPGDNDGSESEEGDLEEENKKSLCTFSKGPEDPVTFSEEQPTSGDESLKEVSRESSLVTVPEVSVMPNSAWKNELPVESDGLLLRDVKPSCTENLTKNALDDEEAKQRHKDNLCSFLTISNDKNSTQETEGSSEDYDMSLLSTENKLGSCQITLVSDLEAKLLSLNSEEKEISQCYNSNIINNMSDNTEGKCPLNAEETSSKAWAFFSINLSTEELQMGFNTQVSPSPCSEDKFVSEQRSQKERKPEQNRTSSSAELNCCQSNEGLVKKNNHETETEEVGKVISSGLSTSPTGEVHFDSLVEARATFKDVSSEVDVPINDATPVTLKRKRYRRIVNLAPKFNLPRQIFGHTEGGKDVLIREDISENNVLEVRQKHFLSKNCGEAHEQDHALEEYSLPTLDADALLHNISYIHSGQCSPTSKYACSVCVDSKTKEEQATTLQPQQVVTIKEEEGEHTSSEVTNGHPDILSSVKVVSEYLEDSNKLASCSENANGADDSEAAKASQLEDYQDADMKCSFLGLPLSLGFAFQLVQLFGSPGLPLGIMLFLLFLCKIKKTHKPLKTTNKNQRGVSPQLPPNQKKQLKILW; this is translated from the coding sequence GGAGAAAATTTTAAGCAAGAACCCTGAATACCTGttaacaaaagcaaagcagaagaaaaagaggaaaagaaataaaacaatgaaaagtaATCCTACAGAAATTACGAAGGAAATATTATGTGGAGTAGCTCATTATCCAATTCCAGGTGACAATGATGGATCAGAAAGTGAAGAGGGTGacttggaagaagaaaacaaaaaatcattgTGTACATTCAGCAAAGGTCCAGAGGATCCAGTAACATTTTCTGAAGAGCAGCCCACGAGTGGTGATGAAAGCCTAAAAGAAGTTTCAAGAGAGAGTTCTCTGGTCACTGTGCCTGAGGTCTCAGTGATGCCAAATAGTGCATGGAAAAATGAATTGCCTGTAGAAAGTGACGgtttgcttttaagagatgtAAAACCTTCTTGTACTGAAAACCTAACCAAAAATGCATTAGATGATgaggaagcaaagcaaaggcacaAAGACAATCTCTGCAGTTTCTTAACAATAAGCAATGATAAAAATTCAACCCAGGAAACAGAAGGCAGTTCTGAAGACTATGATATGTCATTGttaagcacagaaaacaaactggGATCATGTCAAATTACCCTTGTCTCTGACTTGGAAGCCAAGCTGCTAAGTttaaacagtgaagaaaaagaaatctctcaGTGTTACAAttcaaatataattaataaCATGTCTGATAACACAGAGGGCAAATGCCCATTAAACGCAGAAGAGACTAGCTCCAAAGcctgggcttttttttcaattaatttatcTACTGAGGAGTTGCAGATGGGCTTCAATACTCaagtttctccctctccttgctCTGAGGATAAATTTGTAAGTGAACAAAGATCTCAAAAAGAGAGGAAACCTGAACAGAATCGCACGAGCAGTTCAGCAGAGCTAAACTGCTGTCAGTCAAATGAAGGATtggtaaagaaaaacaatcatGAAACAGAAACTGAGGAAGTTGGCAAAGTAATAAGCAGTGGTCTGTCCACATCTCCAACTGGTGAAGTGCACTTTGATTCCCTAGTGGAAGCCAGGGCTACCTTCAAAGACGTTTCAAGTGAAGTAGACGTGCCAATAAATGATGCTACACCAGTTACATTGAAGAGAAAGAGATACAGGAGAATTGTCAACTTAGCACCAAAGTTTAACCTACCAAGACAGATCTTTGGTCAtacagagggagggaaggatgtCCTGATAAGAGAAGATATTTCCGAAAATAATGTTTTGGAAGTGAGGCAGAAACACTTTCTAAGCAAGAACTGTGGAGAAGCACATGAACAGGACCATGCATTGGAAGAATATTCCTTACCCACTCTGGATGCAGATGCTCTGTTACATAATATTTCTTACATTCATTCAGGACAATGTTCTCCTACATCAAAATATGCCTGCAGCGTTTGTGTAGATTCCAAAACAAAGGAGGAGCAAGCTACAACTCTTCAGCCACAACAGGTAGTTACTATAAAAGAGGAAGAGGGTGAACACACTTCTTCAGAGGTTACAAATGGTCACCCAGATATTTTGTCTTCTGTTAAAGTTGTTTCTGAATATTTAGAAGATTCTAATAAATTGGCAAGCTGCAGTGAAAATGCAAATGGAGCCGATGACTCTGAGGCAGCAAAGGCATCACAACTTGAAGATTATCAAGATGCAGATATGAAATGTAGTTTTCTGGGACTTCCCTTATCTttaggatttgcttttcaactTGTGCAGCTCTTTGGTTCTCCAGGTCTTCCACTGGGTATAATGCTTTTCTTACTATTcctatgtaaaataaaaaaaacccacaagcccctgaaaaccacaaacaaaaaccaaagagGTGTATCCCCACAACTCcctccaaaccaaaaaaaacaattGAAAATACTCTGgtga